From Candidatus Neomarinimicrobiota bacterium, the proteins below share one genomic window:
- a CDS encoding NADH-dependent [FeFe] hydrogenase, group A6 yields MSENKQKMISVTIDGTPVTVPENTTILDAAKLLGVHIPTLCHHEDLCVAGNCRVCMVEVKGSRTLQASCATPASDGMEIYTNSRLVRTARKHVIELLLSEHRGDCLRCYRNGNCELQALANEYRIDQGVFIDLHKEDQVDISSPAIQKDDSKCIRCQRCVRACTELQSVSALCVAHKGADMRITTFWDKALAYVVCTNCGQCVTHCPTGALTERNYVEDVWDAIYDPTKHVVVQTAPAIRVSIGEEVGLEPGQRVTKRLVTALRRLGFDSVLDTDFTADLTIIEEGNELLHRLTKAVRDKEDVALPMITSCSPGWIKYIEHEFSNHLDHLSTCKSPQQMFGPLAKTYYAEKIGVDPKDMVVVSIMPCTAKKFEAARPEMMASGLRDVDYVLTTRELGLMIRQAGIDFTKLEEGDYDSILGKSTGAGAIFGATGGVMEAALRTAYELITGREIPFENLNIKPVRGLSGVKEATLKIEGTLEKYKFLEGVELKVAIGHGLANARKIMKQLESGESPYHFIEIMACPGGCIGGGGQPIPTTDEIRTKRANAIYDEDEKMQYRKSHDNPEIIEIYEDFLKEPLGHKSHELLHTSYVKREKN; encoded by the coding sequence ATGAGTGAAAATAAACAAAAAATGATTTCTGTAACCATCGATGGGACCCCGGTAACCGTACCGGAGAACACCACGATCCTGGATGCAGCAAAATTGCTGGGTGTGCACATTCCAACACTTTGTCACCATGAAGATCTCTGTGTTGCAGGGAACTGCCGGGTCTGTATGGTGGAAGTTAAAGGGTCACGGACTCTGCAGGCATCCTGTGCCACACCGGCGTCTGACGGGATGGAAATTTATACCAACAGCCGCCTGGTCCGGACAGCCCGGAAGCACGTCATAGAATTATTGCTGAGTGAACACCGGGGAGACTGCCTGCGTTGTTACCGTAACGGGAATTGTGAATTGCAGGCCCTGGCCAATGAATACCGGATCGATCAGGGCGTTTTTATTGATCTTCATAAAGAGGATCAGGTGGATATTTCATCGCCGGCGATTCAGAAAGATGACAGTAAATGTATCCGTTGTCAACGCTGTGTCAGAGCCTGTACCGAACTTCAGTCTGTCAGTGCCCTCTGTGTTGCCCATAAAGGGGCGGATATGCGTATTACCACTTTCTGGGATAAAGCCCTGGCCTATGTGGTGTGTACCAATTGCGGCCAGTGTGTGACCCATTGTCCCACAGGGGCCCTTACGGAACGGAATTATGTGGAAGATGTTTGGGATGCTATTTATGATCCCACCAAGCATGTCGTTGTCCAAACTGCACCGGCGATCCGGGTCTCTATAGGTGAAGAAGTGGGACTTGAGCCTGGACAGCGTGTGACCAAACGACTGGTGACAGCTTTACGTCGTCTTGGTTTTGATAGTGTGCTGGATACGGATTTCACAGCCGATTTGACAATTATTGAAGAAGGAAATGAATTGCTCCATCGGCTGACCAAAGCGGTTCGGGATAAAGAAGATGTGGCTTTGCCCATGATCACGTCCTGTTCACCCGGCTGGATCAAATATATCGAACATGAATTCAGCAACCATCTGGACCATCTTTCCACGTGTAAATCACCCCAGCAGATGTTCGGTCCCCTGGCAAAAACCTACTATGCTGAAAAAATCGGTGTGGATCCGAAAGATATGGTGGTTGTATCCATTATGCCCTGTACAGCCAAGAAATTTGAAGCAGCCCGGCCCGAGATGATGGCCAGCGGCCTCAGAGATGTGGATTATGTGTTGACTACCCGTGAACTGGGACTCATGATCCGTCAGGCAGGTATTGATTTTACGAAGCTTGAAGAAGGGGATTATGATTCCATTCTGGGGAAATCCACAGGAGCCGGTGCAATTTTTGGTGCAACCGGCGGTGTGATGGAAGCAGCACTACGTACCGCGTATGAACTCATTACCGGACGGGAAATTCCGTTCGAAAACCTGAATATCAAACCGGTTCGCGGCCTGAGTGGCGTGAAAGAAGCTACCCTGAAAATAGAAGGGACTCTTGAAAAATATAAGTTCCTGGAAGGGGTTGAGCTGAAAGTCGCCATTGGTCATGGGCTGGCTAATGCCCGGAAAATCATGAAACAACTGGAAAGCGGTGAATCTCCCTACCACTTCATCGAAATTATGGCCTGCCCCGGCGGTTGTATCGGCGGTGGAGGACAACCCATTCCCACGACCGATGAAATCCGGACGAAACGGGCAAACGCCATCTATGATGAAGATGAGAAAATGCAATACCGGAAATCTCATGATAACCCTGAAATCATTGAGATCTATGAAGATTTTCTGAAAGAACCCTTAGGTCATAAATCTCATGAACTTTTACATACTTCATACGTAAAAAGAGAAAAGAACTAA
- the nuoE_2 gene encoding NADH-quinone oxidoreductase subunit NuoE: MQGSENIVRKAVRKYGKGRENLLPILQMVRKEHNYLSEDQLREIATEMDLSSADVYGVATFYSFMDMQPKGKNIIRICKTITCFMKGKDSIVSALEDALGIKMGETTPDRKFSLLEANCIGWCHKGPAMLINDKVYTELTPEKAVQALDEYM; this comes from the coding sequence ATGCAAGGATCGGAAAACATTGTCCGGAAAGCCGTCAGGAAATACGGCAAGGGCCGTGAGAACCTTCTGCCTATTCTTCAGATGGTACGGAAAGAGCACAATTACCTGTCTGAAGATCAGTTGCGCGAGATTGCCACGGAGATGGATCTCTCATCGGCCGATGTATATGGGGTGGCGACATTTTATTCCTTTATGGATATGCAGCCCAAAGGGAAGAACATTATTCGAATTTGTAAAACCATTACCTGTTTCATGAAGGGTAAAGATTCGATTGTCTCTGCTTTGGAAGACGCCCTGGGCATCAAGATGGGTGAAACAACACCAGACCGTAAATTCAGTCTTCTGGAAGCAAACTGCATCGGCTGGTGCCACAAAGGACCTGCTATGCTGATCAACGACAAGGTGTATACAGAGTTAACCCCTGAAAAAGCCGTTCAGGCTTTAGATGAATACATGTAA
- a CDS encoding glycosyltransferase family 2 protein has product MIKVSIIIPHYNGRDILKECLDSLKQSTYPHVEILLVDNGSTDDSLEMVEKEHPQVQIIRNQKNLGYAGGCNVGVTHAQGEYLLILNNDTIHKPTWIEAMVEWLDTHPRTATVMPKILSYSQRDRFDYSGAAGGFLDYYGYPFARGRLFDYLETDQGQYDTPMEIFWSSGTAFMVRKKALDESGLFDETFFAHMEEIDLHWRFHLLGWSAYCIPDSVIWHHSGWTLPPDSYRKKYLNHRNNLIMLLANYSVLSLLWIAPLRFVLDCLSGGFALIKGDFKRVAALFAAYIWLLCHLPYLVKKHRKHQCMRKVSDVQIQNKMVPFPIPLKVYIFGKKTFSEIIKTKNSPL; this is encoded by the coding sequence ATGATCAAAGTCAGTATCATTATTCCCCATTATAATGGCCGGGATATTCTTAAAGAATGTCTGGACTCGCTGAAACAGTCCACCTATCCCCATGTTGAGATTCTTTTGGTAGATAACGGGTCCACCGATGATAGTCTCGAGATGGTTGAAAAAGAACATCCCCAGGTACAAATCATCCGGAATCAGAAGAACCTGGGTTATGCCGGGGGATGCAATGTGGGCGTGACTCATGCACAAGGGGAATATCTTTTAATTTTAAATAATGACACCATTCACAAACCAACCTGGATTGAAGCAATGGTTGAATGGTTGGATACCCATCCCCGTACAGCCACGGTGATGCCCAAAATTCTTTCCTACAGTCAACGGGACCGCTTTGACTATTCAGGTGCAGCTGGTGGTTTTCTGGACTACTACGGCTATCCCTTTGCCAGAGGCAGACTTTTTGATTACCTGGAGACCGATCAGGGGCAATACGATACACCCATGGAAATATTCTGGTCCAGTGGAACTGCTTTCATGGTTCGGAAAAAAGCATTGGACGAGAGCGGACTGTTTGATGAAACCTTTTTTGCCCACATGGAAGAAATTGATCTGCATTGGCGTTTTCATTTGCTGGGGTGGTCCGCCTATTGCATTCCTGATTCGGTTATCTGGCACCATTCGGGATGGACCCTGCCTCCCGACTCCTACCGCAAAAAATACCTGAATCACCGGAACAATCTGATCATGCTTCTGGCCAATTATTCAGTCCTTTCACTGTTATGGATCGCACCCCTCCGTTTCGTTCTGGATTGTCTGTCGGGAGGATTTGCCCTGATCAAGGGAGATTTCAAACGGGTTGCCGCCCTGTTTGCCGCTTATATCTGGCTTTTATGCCATCTGCCTTACCTGGTAAAAAAACACCGGAAGCATCAATGCATGCGTAAAGTCAGTGATGTTCAGATTCAAAATAAAATGGTTCCATTTCCCATCCCTCTCAAGGTTTACATTTTTGGAAAAAAAACATTTTCCGAAATCATAAAAACAAAGAATTCTCCTTTGTAA
- a CDS encoding DUF2723 domain-containing protein — protein MTKDKMKFWLGLIALLGSFVVYFRTMAPTLSFWDCGEFIATSYIMGVPHPPGSPIFLILGRFFTLIPLNPDIGWRMNLMSPIASAGAVLLLYLIIIQFSHFFTTKDQNGNKQWMVYLSAFIGAMTFAFTTSHWFNAVEAEVYAMSTFFTAIVVWLVLKWHEADEHHVHGERYLILIAYLIGLAIGVHMLNLLALPFIALIIYFRYKEFKWGPLILLAAVTGLYFVIINTGIIRGTARLALLMGINPAAISFPLAIAVILLIIFMAYLVMKSLLKNYAPAWKWTQIALIGLALITIGYSSYETIFIRSLKNPNIDENDPESVRQAVAYLEREQYGDITSDRSARWRESPNRNQYAGPWDFFWKYQVKKMYVRYFNWQFIGRTGDQLDPSKLWGIPFLVGWFGMFYHFMRDRNRALSVLALFFMTGLAIVIYLNQPDPQPRERDYSYVGSFFAFSIWIGLGVYGILNWVDRLKNKKVKSWLVPATAVVLLLVLPVNMLRANYKEHNRHGNYVASDYAYNLLNSVAPNGIIFTNGDNDTFPLWYMQEVEKVRTDVRVVNLSLLNTPWYILQLKHNEPKLDIPLPDEQIEQMTVIPWKSREMSIEVPKELNPKGEITWRMDPGYRDMGLRVQDQMIYILARAAAWERPVYFAVTVPDDNRIGLGEYLSMEGLAMRLHPKKVSHVDPDKIYENFTQTYRFRNLANPDVFLNNNIKRLMQNYRTCAMQAVMAFLEEGEKEKAGYLLDFLEEKIPEENIPIYHPELMLQMGRLYLETGDTSEMLERVERYVSRENLGYNEYFNAAQVYYMDLQDYEKAASVMENAYLLRPRDARTVGMLALIYREAGKFDQALELLDRWLSDVAPGDPNALQMKEQILKLKEEQTQQE, from the coding sequence ATGACAAAAGATAAGATGAAATTCTGGTTGGGACTGATTGCCCTTCTCGGATCGTTTGTAGTGTATTTCAGAACCATGGCTCCCACACTATCATTCTGGGATTGCGGGGAGTTCATTGCAACATCCTATATTATGGGTGTCCCTCATCCTCCGGGGAGTCCGATTTTTCTTATTTTAGGACGTTTCTTTACATTGATTCCACTGAATCCCGATATTGGATGGCGGATGAATCTGATGTCTCCCATTGCCTCTGCCGGTGCCGTTCTTCTCCTGTATTTGATTATCATTCAATTCAGCCATTTTTTTACAACAAAAGATCAGAACGGAAACAAACAGTGGATGGTCTATCTCAGTGCCTTCATCGGTGCCATGACATTTGCATTTACAACCAGCCATTGGTTCAATGCCGTGGAAGCCGAGGTCTATGCCATGAGTACTTTCTTTACGGCAATTGTTGTCTGGCTGGTTCTTAAGTGGCATGAAGCCGATGAACACCATGTCCATGGTGAGCGGTATCTGATTCTTATTGCCTACCTTATCGGACTTGCCATCGGTGTACACATGCTGAATCTTTTGGCACTCCCCTTTATCGCGCTGATTATCTATTTCCGCTATAAAGAATTCAAATGGGGGCCACTGATCCTTCTGGCTGCCGTAACTGGACTTTATTTTGTGATTATCAATACGGGTATTATCCGGGGGACGGCCCGTCTGGCCCTGCTCATGGGTATCAATCCCGCCGCGATCTCATTTCCCCTGGCCATCGCCGTTATTCTCCTGATTATTTTTATGGCTTATCTGGTGATGAAATCTCTTCTGAAAAATTATGCCCCTGCCTGGAAATGGACCCAGATCGCCCTCATTGGCCTGGCACTGATTACCATTGGATACTCTTCCTATGAAACGATTTTTATCCGTTCCCTGAAAAATCCCAATATTGATGAAAACGATCCCGAATCGGTCCGTCAGGCAGTTGCTTATCTGGAACGGGAACAGTATGGAGATATTACGTCTGACCGCTCAGCCCGATGGCGGGAATCTCCAAACCGGAATCAGTACGCCGGTCCCTGGGACTTTTTCTGGAAATACCAGGTGAAAAAAATGTATGTCCGGTATTTCAACTGGCAGTTTATCGGGCGGACCGGTGATCAGCTGGATCCTTCAAAATTATGGGGGATTCCTTTTCTTGTGGGATGGTTTGGCATGTTTTACCACTTTATGCGGGACCGGAACAGGGCCTTGTCGGTTCTGGCCCTCTTTTTCATGACCGGCCTGGCCATCGTGATCTATCTGAATCAGCCCGACCCACAGCCCCGCGAAAGGGATTATTCCTATGTGGGATCCTTCTTTGCCTTCTCTATCTGGATCGGCCTGGGTGTTTACGGTATACTCAACTGGGTGGACAGGCTGAAAAACAAAAAAGTCAAATCCTGGCTGGTGCCGGCCACCGCTGTGGTGCTTCTGCTGGTGCTTCCGGTGAATATGCTCCGGGCCAATTATAAGGAACATAACCGCCATGGCAATTATGTGGCATCGGATTATGCCTATAACTTGCTGAATTCCGTTGCACCCAACGGCATCATTTTTACCAATGGCGATAACGATACCTTTCCCCTCTGGTATATGCAGGAGGTAGAAAAGGTCCGCACAGATGTCAGGGTTGTCAATTTGAGTCTTTTAAATACCCCATGGTACATTCTCCAGCTCAAACACAATGAACCCAAATTGGACATTCCACTGCCGGATGAGCAGATTGAACAGATGACAGTCATCCCCTGGAAATCCCGGGAAATGTCTATTGAAGTCCCCAAGGAATTGAATCCCAAAGGGGAAATCACCTGGCGTATGGATCCGGGTTACCGGGATATGGGACTCAGGGTACAGGATCAGATGATTTATATTTTGGCCCGGGCGGCTGCCTGGGAACGACCGGTTTATTTTGCCGTCACGGTTCCTGATGATAACCGTATCGGCCTTGGAGAGTATCTCTCCATGGAAGGACTCGCAATGCGTTTGCATCCGAAAAAAGTCTCCCACGTGGATCCGGACAAGATCTATGAAAACTTTACCCAAACATACCGGTTCAGAAATCTTGCCAATCCCGATGTGTTCCTGAACAACAACATCAAGCGGTTAATGCAGAATTACAGGACCTGTGCCATGCAGGCCGTGATGGCTTTTCTTGAAGAGGGGGAAAAGGAAAAAGCCGGGTATCTCCTGGATTTTCTCGAGGAAAAAATCCCGGAAGAAAATATCCCCATCTATCATCCTGAACTCATGCTTCAGATGGGAAGACTCTATCTGGAAACCGGTGATACGTCTGAAATGCTGGAACGGGTGGAACGCTATGTGAGCCGGGAAAATCTGGGTTATAACGAGTATTTCAATGCTGCACAGGTTTACTATATGGATTTGCAGGATTACGAAAAAGCCGCGTCCGTCATGGAAAATGCCTATCTGCTCCGTCCCCGGGATGCCAGAACCGTGGGGATGCTTGCGCTGATTTACCGGGAAGCCGGAAAATTTGACCAAGCCCTGGAATTGCTGGATCGTTGGCTGAGCGATGTGGCTCCTGGAGATCCCAATGCCCTTCAGATGAAAGAACAGATTCTTAAACTAAAAGAAGAACAAACCCAACAGGAATAA
- the recG gene encoding ATP-dependent DNA helicase RecG — translation MHPFLDQNVGKVPYIGRARETILNDMGIATVEDLLTYFPRRYLDRTTIKSIGNLVTGEECTVVGEVVNSVLQQHRRRKILHVTLRDATGYMTLNWFQGHQWIQKVLKPGETISVSGKVDFFRGHTMTHPDFDFVDRDQLNTGMLVPVYPLTQELRKRGLNSRVFRRIFNRLFNQCPPQLPDPLPDDVLHQIRILPYRDALYQMHFPDDEASLKKGWFRFKFQELFMLQLLLAIKKKTIREQKSPYVCSHAGDLIHKLYHSLPFDLTNAQKRVIREIYEDLRSGHIMNRLLQGDVGSGKTLVAAAAAAIMIDNGYQSAIMAPTEILANQHYINFNQLFMPLNIPVALLTGRLGAAQKRESLTHVANGQTPIVIGTHALIQEGVTFSKLGFVVVDEQHRFGVDQRGLLIKKGMNPHVLSMTATPIPRTLSLSLYGDMDVSILDEMPPGRKTVRTRVVTPGGLALAYDFIRKEVRKGRQIYVVYPLISESEKMDLKAAEAGYEELRDEIFPDLKVALLHGRTPSREKEAVMQDFKGGKIHILVSTTVIEVGVDVPNASIMMIENAERFGLTQLHQLRGRVGRGAEQSYCLLVNRKNTEQGNTRLRILEKSSDGFEIAEADLQLRGPGEFFSTRQHGDSGLKIADLVSDMPIMIKARKEAFKLVEKDPQILLPRHRNLLDFFLKHYRDKLDYATIG, via the coding sequence GTGCACCCCTTTTTAGATCAGAATGTAGGAAAAGTCCCTTATATAGGTCGTGCCCGGGAAACGATTCTTAATGATATGGGTATTGCGACCGTTGAAGACTTGTTAACCTATTTTCCGCGCCGTTATCTGGACAGAACCACCATCAAAAGCATTGGGAATTTGGTAACCGGAGAAGAATGCACGGTGGTGGGTGAAGTGGTGAATAGTGTTCTCCAGCAACACCGGCGCCGGAAAATCCTTCATGTAACACTCCGGGATGCCACGGGCTATATGACCCTGAACTGGTTTCAGGGACACCAATGGATTCAGAAAGTCCTCAAACCGGGTGAGACGATATCAGTCAGTGGAAAAGTGGATTTTTTCCGCGGCCATACCATGACCCATCCGGATTTTGATTTTGTGGATCGTGATCAGCTGAACACAGGAATGCTGGTACCGGTTTATCCTCTGACTCAGGAACTTCGAAAACGCGGACTCAATTCCCGGGTCTTCCGAAGAATTTTCAACCGCCTCTTTAATCAATGTCCACCCCAGTTACCGGATCCCCTGCCCGACGATGTGCTTCATCAAATCCGGATTTTACCCTACCGGGATGCCCTGTATCAAATGCATTTTCCTGATGATGAAGCATCGTTGAAAAAGGGGTGGTTCCGCTTCAAGTTCCAGGAATTGTTCATGCTTCAACTGCTCCTGGCCATCAAGAAAAAAACCATTCGGGAGCAAAAAAGTCCCTATGTGTGTTCACATGCCGGTGATTTGATTCACAAACTTTATCACTCCCTTCCCTTTGATTTGACGAATGCGCAAAAAAGGGTCATCCGGGAAATTTATGAGGATTTACGTTCCGGTCACATCATGAACCGTCTGCTTCAGGGAGACGTAGGCAGCGGGAAAACGTTGGTTGCAGCCGCAGCCGCAGCCATTATGATAGATAATGGTTATCAAAGCGCTATCATGGCTCCTACGGAAATTCTGGCCAATCAGCATTACATCAATTTCAACCAGCTGTTTATGCCATTAAATATTCCGGTTGCTTTGCTGACAGGACGTCTGGGTGCGGCACAAAAACGTGAAAGCCTGACCCATGTTGCCAACGGACAGACTCCCATTGTCATTGGAACCCATGCGTTGATTCAGGAGGGGGTAACATTCAGTAAACTGGGTTTTGTTGTAGTGGATGAACAACATCGATTTGGAGTGGATCAGCGGGGACTACTGATAAAAAAGGGGATGAATCCACATGTCCTGTCCATGACGGCAACACCCATCCCCCGGACCCTTTCACTCTCTCTCTACGGGGATATGGATGTATCCATCCTCGATGAAATGCCGCCGGGCCGTAAAACAGTCCGGACACGCGTGGTTACTCCTGGCGGATTGGCACTAGCCTATGATTTTATCCGGAAGGAAGTTCGAAAGGGCCGCCAGATTTACGTAGTGTATCCCCTGATCAGCGAAAGTGAAAAAATGGATCTGAAAGCGGCAGAAGCCGGGTATGAGGAATTGCGGGATGAGATTTTTCCCGATTTGAAAGTCGCTCTTTTGCACGGAAGAACTCCTTCCCGGGAAAAAGAAGCGGTGATGCAGGATTTTAAGGGCGGGAAAATCCATATACTGGTTTCTACGACAGTGATTGAAGTCGGCGTGGATGTCCCCAATGCAAGCATCATGATGATTGAAAATGCCGAACGGTTCGGACTCACCCAGCTTCATCAACTCCGTGGACGGGTAGGACGTGGTGCCGAGCAAAGTTATTGTTTATTGGTAAACCGGAAAAATACCGAACAGGGTAATACCCGCCTGCGTATTCTGGAAAAAAGTTCCGACGGTTTCGAAATTGCCGAAGCGGATTTACAGCTACGAGGCCCCGGAGAGTTTTTCAGCACCCGGCAGCATGGGGATTCCGGACTCAAGATAGCCGACCTTGTCAGTGATATGCCAATTATGATCAAAGCACGGAAAGAAGCCTTTAAACTGGTTGAAAAAGATCCCCAGATCCTTTTGCCGCGCCATAGAAACCTCCTGGATTTCTTTTTGAAACATTATCGGGATAAATTAGATTATGCCACCATTGGCTAA
- a CDS encoding valine--tRNA ligase — protein MKELPKLYDPSQVEDKWYQTWTEKNYFHSEPNPDKKPYTVMIPPPNVTGMLTMGHVLNNTLQDILVRKARMEGYETLWLPGTDHAGIATQTAVEKDLRRKGKSRKEYSREDFLKLVWDWRNRYGGIIIKQLKKLGVSCDWSRERFTLDEGLSKAVREVFVRLYEKGYIYKGTRIVNWCPVSLTALSDEEVIYKEVHGHLWHIRYPLKEDPSKGLTIATTRPETMLGDSAVAVHPDDKRYKDFIGKTLILPVANREIPVIADAYVDREFGTGALKITPCHDPNDYEIGQRHDLPFINIFHSDATLNESAGTGYESLTREEARKKIVKELEAQGALVKVETYIHKVGYSERADVPIEPRVSEQWFVKMEELAKPALKVVNNGDIQFSPDRWVKTYNHWLENIKDWCISRQLWWGHRIPVFTCKACGWKNALREDPDHCPRCGSEKIKQDDDVLDTWFSSWLWPFSTLGWPDKTEDLKYYYPTDDLVTAPDIIFFWVARMIMAGLEFMGDIPFKNVYYTGLIRDAQGRKMSKSLGNSPDPLDLIDRFGADALRFGIMLIAPQGQDILFDENRIEVGRNFMNKLWNASRFVLMNRPHDYDFKRFNPRNMNLETPDLWILGKLQSTIKSVNKNLKKYRFNDAAKDIYDFTWSNFCDWYIELIKSRFYGDDPARKESSLGTAVYVLRNILKLLHPFAPFITEEIWQSVKQEDEPDIMVSNWPEIPGIPGVDKTEEEMRLLMDVITAIRTIRSEMTVPPSKKADVLIHGGNPDQRSVLQEKEEYIRALAKVGSLMIKENLEKPKLSAAAVVENLEIYVPLAGLIDVDKEKNRLKKEIDNLEKHLSGVRKKLQNPNFIRKAPGNVVQYERDKEKSMEDNLSLLKANLARLDD, from the coding sequence ATGAAAGAACTACCCAAATTATATGACCCCAGTCAGGTTGAAGACAAATGGTACCAGACATGGACAGAGAAAAATTATTTTCACTCTGAACCAAATCCGGATAAAAAACCGTATACGGTTATGATTCCTCCACCCAATGTCACCGGGATGCTCACCATGGGTCACGTTTTAAATAATACCCTTCAGGATATACTGGTTCGGAAAGCGCGAATGGAGGGATATGAAACGCTCTGGCTTCCCGGGACAGACCATGCCGGAATTGCAACACAGACTGCCGTGGAAAAAGATTTACGTCGAAAGGGAAAAAGCCGGAAAGAATATTCCCGGGAGGATTTTCTCAAACTTGTGTGGGATTGGAGGAACCGGTACGGTGGCATCATTATCAAACAGTTGAAAAAACTGGGTGTGTCCTGTGACTGGTCACGAGAACGCTTTACCCTGGATGAAGGGCTCTCGAAAGCTGTCCGGGAAGTTTTCGTGCGCCTGTATGAAAAAGGGTACATTTATAAAGGGACCCGCATTGTGAACTGGTGTCCTGTATCACTGACGGCCCTTTCCGACGAAGAAGTGATCTATAAAGAGGTCCACGGTCATCTGTGGCATATCCGTTATCCCCTGAAAGAAGATCCATCCAAAGGGCTTACAATTGCCACAACCCGTCCTGAAACCATGCTGGGAGATTCGGCTGTGGCCGTTCATCCGGATGATAAACGTTATAAGGACTTTATCGGAAAAACACTTATCCTGCCAGTGGCAAACCGTGAAATTCCTGTCATTGCCGATGCGTATGTGGACCGGGAATTTGGAACGGGTGCCCTGAAAATCACACCCTGCCACGATCCCAATGATTATGAAATCGGTCAACGCCATGATCTGCCCTTTATCAATATTTTCCATTCTGATGCGACCCTGAATGAATCTGCCGGGACAGGATATGAAAGTTTAACCCGGGAAGAAGCCCGGAAGAAAATTGTGAAAGAGCTGGAAGCACAAGGTGCTCTCGTCAAAGTGGAAACGTATATTCACAAAGTCGGATATAGTGAACGGGCTGATGTACCCATTGAACCCCGGGTATCGGAACAGTGGTTTGTAAAAATGGAAGAACTGGCAAAACCGGCCCTGAAAGTAGTGAATAATGGAGACATTCAGTTCAGCCCGGATCGCTGGGTGAAAACCTATAATCACTGGCTTGAGAATATTAAGGATTGGTGTATCAGCCGGCAGTTGTGGTGGGGACACCGGATTCCCGTTTTTACCTGCAAAGCCTGTGGCTGGAAAAATGCCCTCCGGGAAGATCCGGACCACTGCCCCAGGTGTGGCTCCGAGAAGATCAAACAGGATGATGACGTGTTAGATACCTGGTTCAGCTCCTGGCTCTGGCCTTTTTCCACCTTGGGATGGCCGGATAAGACAGAGGATCTGAAATATTACTACCCGACTGACGATCTGGTGACCGCCCCGGATATCATCTTTTTCTGGGTGGCCCGCATGATCATGGCCGGACTCGAGTTTATGGGGGATATCCCTTTTAAAAATGTCTACTACACCGGACTCATTCGCGATGCCCAGGGACGGAAAATGAGCAAATCTCTGGGAAATTCTCCCGATCCTCTCGATTTGATTGACCGTTTTGGCGCCGATGCCCTGCGCTTTGGGATTATGCTGATTGCTCCTCAGGGACAGGATATTCTTTTTGACGAAAACCGCATTGAAGTTGGACGGAATTTTATGAATAAACTCTGGAATGCCAGCCGTTTTGTCCTGATGAACCGTCCCCATGATTATGATTTCAAACGCTTTAATCCCCGGAATATGAATCTGGAAACACCGGATCTCTGGATTCTGGGGAAATTGCAGTCTACAATTAAATCAGTGAATAAAAATCTGAAAAAATATCGTTTTAATGATGCGGCGAAAGATATTTACGATTTCACCTGGAGCAATTTTTGCGATTGGTATATTGAACTGATCAAATCCCGTTTTTACGGGGATGACCCTGCCAGAAAAGAGAGTTCCCTTGGAACAGCTGTTTATGTGCTAAGAAACATCCTCAAACTCCTTCACCCCTTTGCACCCTTTATCACTGAGGAAATTTGGCAATCGGTCAAACAGGAGGATGAGCCGGATATCATGGTGAGCAACTGGCCGGAAATCCCTGGAATTCCCGGTGTGGATAAGACAGAAGAGGAAATGCGGCTCTTGATGGATGTGATTACGGCAATCCGGACGATCCGCAGCGAAATGACGGTCCCCCCGTCTAAGAAAGCCGATGTCCTGATTCATGGAGGAAATCCTGACCAGCGGTCTGTCCTGCAGGAAAAAGAGGAATATATCCGTGCCCTGGCGAAAGTTGGAAGCCTGATGATTAAAGAAAATCTTGAAAAACCGAAACTCAGCGCCGCTGCAGTCGTTGAAAATCTTGAAATTTATGTCCCTCTGGCCGGCCTGATCGATGTGGATAAGGAAAAAAACCGTTTGAAAAAAGAGATTGATAACCTGGAAAAACATCTGTCCGGTGTGAGGAAAAAACTGCAAAATCCCAATTTTATCCGAAAAGCTCCGGGAAATGTCGTGCAGTATGAGCGGGATAAAGAAAAATCCATGGAAGATAATCTCTCCCTGCTTAAGGCAAATCTGGCCCGCCTGGACGATTAA